A stretch of the Corylus avellana chromosome ca6, CavTom2PMs-1.0 genome encodes the following:
- the LOC132185150 gene encoding uncharacterized protein LOC132185150 → MAAPDPSAGGTFIWVISTVLFVSLAAGGGCLVLYIIQPDSDYASWLPFVGVALVCLPWLFWMLTSLYRVISRACRVRVAAGGGRGGRQGSSGGGGAFDQGGSARANVVNNNNNNNAAATRVEAPPRIVETLPVRSPESEARRRAQFEAILALDEEDEEEVKDKKKGRSSSNHSSTDLSMASHESEMPLALSMAS, encoded by the coding sequence ATGGCTGCACCGGATCCAAGTGCAGGAGGCACCTTCATATGGGTAATCTCTACCGTTTTATTTGTGTCTCTAGCAGCCGGAGGTGGTTGCCTTGTACTGTACATAATCCAACCTGACTCAGATTACGCATCTTGGCTTCCCTTTGTTGGGGTGGCATTGGTTTGCCTTCCTTGGTTGTTTTGGATGCTCACAAGCCTCTACCGAGTCATTTCCCGGGCATGCAGAGTTCGAGTTGCCGCCGGTGGTGGTAGAGGAGGACGACAAGGCAGCAGTGGTGGTGGCGGTGCATTCGATCAAGGAGGCTCTGCTCGTGCAAATGTggtgaataataataataataataatgcagcAGCAACTCGCGTGGAGGCGCCTCCACGCATAGTAGAGACTCTGCCGGTGAGGTCTCCTGAAAGTGAGGCAAGAAGGCGCGCTCAATTTGAAGCTATTCTAGCATTGGacgaggaagatgaagaagaagtgAAGGATAAAAAGAAGGGTAGATCATCCTCAAACCATTCAAGCACCGATTTGTCAATGGCTTCACATGAGAGTGAAATGCCATTGGCCTTATCCATGGCATCTTGA